One Enterobacter asburiae genomic window, TAGTGTTCTTCATATCTCCACAAATTTTACGCCGCATGCCAGCGGTGAAACGTTAAGGTATCACTGGCGTGGGTATATTGAGCCTGATTTGCACCATAGTGATATCGTTAATCGCGTTGATATGCGCGAGATGCAGTTTCTACATCGGAGCCAGTTTGATGAAATTCAGTATGGAAGTGCAGCTCTCAAACGTAACGCCAGAGGTGCGATTCTGCGTCCCGTTATCGCGGCTCACGGGCATTTTCGTTTACTTAACATCCTTTTCCCTCAGGTAAAGACACACGTCATTTCACACGAATGCTTTCTTCGAGGCGCCGTTATTACCGCCTGGGCAGATCTGTTTCGCCAGCGGCAAGGTGAGCTTTGGTTTTTAGAAGAGGAAATCACTGAAGATGAAAGCGATATACCCTGGACTTTACTGAGAACAACACAGCACGGCTGGTGGCAAACTCAGTGGCAGCTCTGGGGACAGGGGAAAAACCGCCGGATGGTATGTCCGTTAACAGGGGGTGATAAGCGTAACGCTAAAATACTCTCTTTAAGGGCCAGCAGGCACTTTAGCCACTGGCTATACCAGCAAGCTGAGTTTACGAATAGTGCCAAACTTTCCGCTGGGCGCGTAACGCAGATTCTCCTTTCTCTGGCGGATGCGTCTAACGATAAACTTACACAAACGTTGCCTGGCACGAGCACCGCTTCAATCTAATCTAATCGGCGATAAAGTTATGCCCTGCATTCCCGGTATATAACGTTAAGGGTTCATGTATCTACATGAACCCTTTTAACATCTGCAGTGCGATCAATAGGTAATCAAACCTGCCGACCGATTGCTAATCTTTTTACATCTTTTTATTAATTTGCATGAATGGATGCCGCAGTGATGACATCAGTAAGCTCCGTTTCGTTAAACAATCTTGCACGATAGGCCTCACCAGGGAATTGAGGTGCGCCATCAGGTAATGAAATCACATCGTAGATAGAAGCAATCATATTGCCGTCCACATCACTGATGAAGAATGAACGCGCATGGCAGGTGAAGATAGTGAAATAATCACCATGATCAAACACGCTTCCCATAAAGTCAGTCCATTGGATGATAGGCGTCGTTGGGAGTTCAATAGGTGCATGAATTTCCACTGCTGTTTTGGCTGCTAAGTCTACCGCATAGAAAAGAATGCGTGCTGGATCTGTTTGGTAGGCATCCGTTGTTGCTTCGTCATTCATAGGGCGAATAACAGGGTTTCCATTTGCATCAACGCAAGATCTGTTATCAAAGACAGATAAGACAAATTTGCCTACGGTAGGATCGATATTTGCTGCAAATGCACTATTATTAGTGATGCACACCGTATGGGCACCATTTTCATAGTGAGTAATACCAGTGTTATCAATATGAACAGTCGTTTGTTTAGCCGGGAACTGAGGGTTGAAATTACCGGTGTCGATTGTCCACAAGATACTGCCATCAACGATAGAGATCCCAAAAGTGGTACTCGTTGTGCGAGAATGGACAATAACGGCTTCTTCGTTGTTTGGACTACTTGCAATCCATGTGAGTGAGTTAAAATGGACATCATTAGGGGTATTATTATTCAAGATTTGAGAGCCACTATACTCACTGGTATAGTTTTTCGCCCAAATCATTTTCCCTGTCTGATCGTTGAATTTTAGCACCACGGCATCTTGCGCCATCGTATTGGTGAGTCGGTTAGGACTATCGGTGCCAAACATATAAATGTCGCCCGCTGAGTCCCAGACTACATCGTGAGTATTTGCATAATGATTGCCATCCGCATCACGCAGGTCGAATTCCAGAACGACATTACCCATAATGTCAATTTTGAAGAAGCGACGACCGTACCACGACATATCTTCATCGCTACCGGTATAGAGGTAGCCATTGTGGATTCGCAGCGGCTGGAGATGATAAACCGATACGAAGTTAAAACGCAGGTCACCATTCTGGTCATAACCACGGCCAGTGGATTCCATTAACCAGCTGTTTCCCCATACAGAGGTAAACAGTGCAGGATCGGTTTGTTCAATATCGAGATGGAAGATGACAGAGGTATCATATATCTGATCTTCGGTGCTAATAGTGAATGCCTGATTGAAAACTTCAGCTCCAGTTTCATCCTTAAACACGACCTGCACGCTGTTTGCATATTGTGCATAAAGACCAATAACAGGAATTTTTATGGTTTGAGAAACGCCATAAATCAGATCCGATTCATAGGTGAAATCTACGCTGGTTGGGCTGGTTGTCCGTTTTGATACGGTGTAAGAGTAGCTAACTGGCGTATCAGAGGTAAAATAAATATATGCAGCGAGCTGGTTGTCGGCTGGTGCAAGTTCAGTTTTAACATAAGTAATAGTCATGATTGTATTCCTTTTTGTTTCGTTCAATGAAATATATATTTTTTGCCAGCGCAATAAGGTATCGCTAAAATAAATAGCGAACAAATGAACGACTGGCGGATAAGTTGATGCTGTGGTAATTAAAAATAGTTTTGTATTGTAATTCTCCTCTTGTAAAATAGTTGAATAAGCATGGCATGGTTTATCATCCAGTAAATGCTGGTGTACAGTATTATCGGCCAGAATAGACCTGCCAAATATTTAGCTGCTATTCAGGATACATCTTTCGTGAGAGCTGAAAATGAACCCCATCCTTTATTTCCGTCCAGTTTCCGCCCCATTCAACATCAACAGATAACTCCTTAGCAGCCTGAAACACAGCCGTTGCAATTGTCTGGTAATGTTTAAACTCCTAGGATGCTGTGCCGTTTATGACTGCGAATACATCGACGGCGTGTCCCGTTAAATGCCTGCTTTTTGAGGTTAATGATTTTCCTGCTGCCAATAGCTCAAGCTGCCGCTTCTGGTTTCTTACCCCTTCTGAAATGCCGAAATCAATAGGCGATAATTTCAACGCTTTTCTCATTACATCAGAAAGATCCTTATGAACGCCTTTAAGGTTCTTTTCAGTCGTTTTACTAAATTCATGATTTATCATTGCTGTCTCCAGAGATTTTTTTCCAGTAATAATTAAGGGCAACAACGCCCATGGCACCTGATATACCGCTGACGGCAAGTGAAGTGTGAAATACTGTTCCCAGGCTTTGGGACATCAATCCAGCAAGTACACCGGTGAATCCTGACACAATAATTTGTGCTACTGCCGAAAATAAATTTCTTCCCGACTGGCCCGACTTAACGTCAAGGAGATATCTAACAAGACCTCCCCACGCGCCGAATAATATTATGTAAACCCAGCTAAAAAATGCATTTGATGATGGATCTTTCCATGGCAAAACAATTACCTCCATAGGTGAGTTAATAACGAACTTTACCTCATGATGAGATTATTTTTTCCTGACCGAGAAATATTTTTTTGCTATGCGGTAAATAATAAACGTTGAGCGACCCTGTTTTGTGATGAATGTCACACGGAATGTAATTAATAGATTTTGTCGATCAATTAATGCTGAATGATAGTTATGTGTTATTGATATTAATAATTATATTTAGCAGTGGAATACATAAGAGGAACCAGTAGGAGAATGGCGTATTCTGGTAACGGCAGGAGATAAACCAATACCCTGATGAGCGAATCAGGGACTGGTATTATTGGAATTAGGGACATGCTGCTGCATCAATTCAACAATCCAATCAATAAAAACGCGCAGCCTGGCGTTGACATGGCGGTTCGGCGGAAATGCCAGGTACAGGGGCATTGGGTGAATACGCCATTGCTCAAATAGCGGAATTAAGGAGCCACAAGCCTGATGTGCTGCCGCCATATAGACGGGTAGCGCAATCACGCCTAATCCCGCCAGCCCAGCTTCGAGGTAGGCGTTGCCATCATCCACTGCAAGCACATAGCTGCTCTTGATTTCAATATGTTCACTCTCACCGTGCAGTACCAGAGGATCAATCTTACCGGTGCGTGAGGACAAGAATCCCACTATGCGATGGTCCGTATTTTCCAACTCTTGCGGGTGCGCAGGGACGCCAAGGCGTTCCACATAGCTCGGTGCGACGTAAACACCGATTTGCAAATCACCGACATGGCGTGCGATCAGGGACTGGTCATTGATTTCGCCGCCCCGCAGGACGCAATCCACGTTATCGCCGATCAGATCCACCACCCGGTCACTCACGCCCATATCGAACTGGATGTCAGGGTAGCGCGCGTGAAAAGCCGGTAGCGCAGGCACCAGCACCAGGCGAGCGAGAGGCGTGGGCACGTCTATCCGTAGCCGTCCCCTGGGCGTCATCGCCGAACTGGAGAGGCTGTTTTCAGCATCCTCCATGTCCGCCAGCAGACGGATGACGCGCTCGTAGTAGACCGCGCCATCAGGAGTTACACCGAGCCTGCGGGTGGTGCGATGGAGCAGCTTGACGCGCAGGCGCGCTTCCAGCTGCTGAATAAGCTGCGTCACCGTGGTTTTGCTCATATGAAGCGTCTGGGCAGCCTTTGTGAAACTGCCTGCTTCCACCACGCGAGCAAAGGCGCGCATCGCATCGAAACGATCCATCCCTTGTCCTCTCTTTTTACCGATTGTTTGGATATTACAAACAATGATGGACAAAGTCGCTTGTTTATCCGCCGGATCCTGCGCCTGTAAAGTGTCTTTATGTTCAGCGGGCAGATTTCGCCCCATTACACAGGTACTAACATGACAACACGCGAAGCAGTTTTTCCCTTCGGACGCCAGGCGCTCTATGAGCGCAATCGCTATTCACCCGCCATCAAATCTAACGGCTTCCTGTTTGTTTCGGGGCAGGTTGGTAGCCGGGAGGATGGTTCGCCTGAAGAGGATCTCAACGCGCAGATCCGGCTGGCATTCGATAACCTTAACGCTGTTCTTACGGCTGCGGGCTGCACGTTCGATGACGTGGTTGACGTTACCCTTTTTGTCGTCGATCCCGAGTCAAACCTCGACGCTATCTGGAGTATCCTGCCAGAATATTGGGGGGAAGCGCCTTATCCTACGTTGACCGGGATCGGCGTGACGTGGCTGTACGGGTTCCAGTTTGAGATTAAGGTGATTGCCAGGCTGCCCTAGGGTTACGTGGCTTTGCGCCGGTCGAAAAAAGACAGAGGAAAACTGATGAAAGCAGCGGTTTATGACGTGGAAGGCGCTCCCGGCGTCCTGCAGTATGTCGACGTCCCGGATCCGGTCGCCGGGCCTGACGACGTCCTGATTTCTGTCGAGGCTATCTCTATTGAAGGGGGAGATCTGATCAACCGGCGCTCAACTCCGCCGCCTCTTCCTTCATGGATCGTCGGCTACGCGGCTGCGGGGACAGTTGTTGCCGTCGGGGCGAAAGTCAGTAGCCGAAGGGTTGGGGACAGAGTGACTGCTTTTAGCATGCAGGGATCGCATGCGGAACGTTGGGCTGTGCCTGCGGAACGCACCTGGCTTATACCGGACGGGGTGGATGCAGCAGAAGCGGCGGTGGTACCGATCTCTTTTGGAACCGCGCGCCACTGCCTTTTGACACGAGGGATGCTTCGGCGCGGAGAAACCGTCCTGATTCAGGCTGCAGCGGGGGGCGTGGGGCTCGCGGCGGTTCAGCTTGCCTCACAAGCCGGCGCGAGGGTCATCGCCGTGGCAAGCGGAACGCAGCGAATAAACCGGTTGCTGGAACTTGGTGCCGATCATGTCGTGGATCGTGTAGAGAATAACGTCGTGGACAGTGTCCGAGAGTACACCCATGGCACCGGTGTTGACCTCGTCATCGATCCGGTAGGGACGACGCTGCCTGTTTCGCTTTCGGCACTCGCTCCGGAAGGGCGTCTCGTCTTCGTCGGTAATGCGGGCGGTGGAAGCCTGACTGTCGACCTGTGGCCGTCAATGCAGTCTAACCAGACGCTCATGGGAGTATTCATGGGACCTCTTTTTGAAAGGCCCGGCGTCCGGACAAGTGTGGACGAGATGTTGCAGGCTGTGGCAGAAGGGCGCCTCAGGGTGGTCATTGACCGTGTCTTCCCTCTGGCTAACGCCGCCGCGGCCCATGAATACGCTGAGACAGCGAAACCGCTTGGCCGTATTGTTATGAAGCCTTGAGAGAGGGAGGCCTCAACCTGGCCCGGAAATTCTCCCAATGCGGAGGAGAAAATGAAAATAAAAAAAGCCTGCTTCAAAAGCAGGCTTTTCAAATTGGGGGAGCATTCAATGAGTCAGTTATTCCAGCCGTAACCTCTCCCTAAGCTCCTTCACCAGCGACGCATCATCCAGCTCTGCACTAATCTCATGGCGAATCGCATTAGTGAACTGTTCACTGCGCTCGCAGCTATGGTGATAACCATGAGATAGCCAGTTCCAACTCCCGAGAACAATGTAGCGGCCATCGATCATCATTACCTTTTCATGTGTCCCTTCCGTCAACCGGATAATATTCTCTTTTCCTAATTGTTCACGGTACTCGGCAACCAGAGTCTCATCATTATCATCCGCTCGATCCATGCGCTGATGATAGTAGCCGTAATAAACTTTAACCCTGACACCACGCCGCTGCGTGGCTACCAACTGCGCCAGCTCCGGCCTCTGATAATTCTTACCTCCTCGACGGATCCATGGAGCGATGATAACCAGCTCCTGTTCACACTGGCTGGCCAGCGCGCTAAATGCGGCAATATGTTCGCAGTCGCGATAATAACGCTGTAGACGGGGGGTCTGGCTAAGGCTGGCAAAATTCGGATGCTGGCTACCTTGTTCAAGAAGGAAGCTTTCGGCAACGCTATCCGCAAGGACTTTCAGGTATCCACCTGCTTGCCGCAATCGATGATGGTTACCTACGACGATAAATTGCTGCTTTGCGCGTGAAACCACGACATTCAGCATGTTTGGTGCGTCGTTTTGAAAATTCGGATTATCAAGAGGATGAAAAATAACCGGACTATAAATGATGACCTCAAAGCCTACGCCCTGAAACTGATGCACTGTACCAATGCAGTTTTTCTGCCAGTGATTCATTCGTTGCGCAAGACGTTTAATCAACAATGACTTCTGATTGCTATAGGGAGTGACGATGCCAACATCGGCAGTCAGATCGTAACCAGCTTCTTCCAGCTTATCCAGCAATAGCTCAATAGCATCAACTTCATCCAGATTAGTGTTAACCATATCGCCTTTCTGGCCTTCTACGCTGTAGAACATCAAATGATGTCCGCCTGATTTCTCAAACGCGCTGGCAATACGGCTGGAAGGGGGCGCCGTTTCCACGCTGACGCCATGATAGTTCGCCAGTCGGATGAAAAGGTCGGCAATAGGTTGCTGGCACCGGCGATGCTCATCGAGAATGATGCCATTACCCGTATCGTCTACCTTGCCGGAAAGCGTACCAGCAGCACGGTGCCAGCCCGTGACGCTTGCAGGTGAGACACGCTCATACAACGTATTGTTGCTGGCGAAATGACGCTCACGCAACTGTGTTTGGAGGTTTTCTGACAGGTTTCTGATGGGTTCAATTTGCAGAGGATCGCCAACAATCATCGCTTTCTCACTGCGACTCAATAGAGGCACCAGGGATTCAAGCGAAATCATGCCCGCTTCGTCGCACAGTGCCAGGTGCCATGGTTTATGCCCCTTGAGGTCATCGAGCTTACGATAACCCGCAACCTTCCACGCGGAAACCAGCGTGGTCGCCATTACCGGATATACAAGAGACAGTGCGCGATAGAAATCATCAAGCTTATCCAGCCAGCGATAATAGCCCGCACTGAGGCGCTTACTCATCAACGCTCGCCAGTGAGTCAGTACCTCTTCTAGCTCAATTTTCCGCTTCAGTTGCTCTTGCCAGAGATAACCGATAGCGGCTTCAAACATTTCTCTGTGTTGCCTGATAAAGCGTTTACGCAAAATGTCGCACCAGTTACCTTCCGGATAAAGCTGTTGATACTGTGCCGTTAGCTGTTGCGCCTGGATGACCTGACGCCATTGTGCCTGCAATTGTGCTACTTCAGTATTAAGAGCCTGCAGGTCAACTTCCTGTTGAGCTTCGGGTTCTGCATGCAGGAGCAGCGCCAGTAGCGCTAAGCTATCTACCTGCTGTGAAAGCATTTCTCCAGCATCAGCCAGAGCAGCCAGCTGATGATGGGGAAGGGAAGAAAGACTGAATTTGCGAAAGTCCTCCGGTGCAGCCAGGCTCATCTGTCGCAGCCTTGCTGGATATTTCCTCTCGAAAAAACGAGCCAGATAACGCTTTATCCCTTTACGCGGATAGTCGCGGTAATGCAGTTCCAGGGCCGGGCGTAGCGGTGAATCCATCCAGCTAAGTATCTGCTCCAGACTATGCTGTTGCGGCCATGTCGCCTGCAACGTCTGGTAAATTCTGCTGGCCAGTAGACGCTGCGTTTTTATCTCCCTAAATTCCTGCAGGCGCTGTTCTAACTGACTGGCTAAGGTATCCAGGTCGTCGGGGTGATGAAGCGAAACATCAATGCCGAGTACCTGTGCATGAACGGCGAGCGGGGGAATTTTTTCCATGAAACGAGCCGGTAGCTCTTTTGCTAGTCGGGTGTCCAGATCACAATCCACGACAGATTGTATCGCGACTGCCTTTTCATTCAGATACGCCCGGTAACAAGCGTTCATCTCGTCGCGATGCTTGAGTAAAACCGCTAGAAAATTGTGCTGCTGCTGTTGGTCATAGCTTTCCTGTCGCCAGCGACTAATCAGTTTCTCAAGCCGGGTAAGCTCATGCTGAACCTGTTCGTTCGAGCCGCTATGAAACCATAACCAGTCAAGATCCTGAGTTGCAGGGTCACTGCGCAGATCGTCAATGATATTTTCCACCGCTTTTATTGCAGTGGACGTGACCAGCATGCCGAAGTTCTGGTCCTTTCCATCAGCAATCGCCAGTGCTCTGGCAACCAGTTGTTGTGCGATGAGTGACTTGAATAGCGTGGTTTTACCCGTACCCGGCGCACCTTGTACGGCAATCAGGCGCTCATCCTGATTAATCGCCTGTATTGCCGCCATCTGCCCATGACCCAGAGGATAATGCGTTTCAAACAAACCGCCAGTCACCACTTCGTGAATATACGGGGCCTTCTCGTCACTATGAATATGGCTGAGATACTGCTCCAGCAACGGGAAATCACCAACCGCGTTATCACAAAGCCAGGTGAAATCTTCCGCATCACGCTTGAGGTTGTAATCCTCATTATGCAGCGGAGCCACCAGGGCATTAAACGCATTTTCCAGCCCCTGATATTTACTGTTTGATTGCTGAGTGACCCATTTCAGAAGAGCCTTAAACGCCTCAAGGAACGTGTCATATTTACATCCTGTGAGCGCGCTAACGATACTCATCATATGACGATTTTCACCGAGCTCATCCAACTGAACACCAAACATTTCGCGAAAAGCGAAGGGGAATGCGCTAACAAGTTGTCCATCTTTGACGGGAACTAGCAGGGTGTTTTCGTTCTGTTCAAAAAATGATTTTGGGAGGGGGAAAGAGAAGAGCGGAAGGTATTTTACATTGGCCTTACCTCGCTCATTTTCGATACAGCGGAGTACCGGAAATAGCAGGTTAACAGGTTCAACATGGGTAATTTTACCCTTTTCGTCATATTTGACGAAACGCCGGCGCCAGTGGTTGCGCATTTCAGGCGTAACACGGAGTACTACTCCGCTCTGGTTTTCTTCACAGTTATTTATACCGAGCATGAGTTGTTGGTACTCATGTACCTTGCTGGCCGGTATTTTACTCTTTTCTGCGCCACTGAATTTTACATAATCATGCCACGCTGAAAGGATATCCTTAGACGAGTTTTGCATCATGCTAAAAGAACCTTAACCTGAGTATCTCCCTGAAATTAATGGTTAGAGAATAACACAGAGGCAGATATTTTAACCCTACCAATGGGGACATCTTTGTATGGAGACATAATATGAGTTACAGCGGCTAATAAGATTTCCAGTTTGACTGAGAGGAGTTAGCGTTCAAACAACTGGAACGCATTCTTATGGCACTGCAAATGAAGAGCCTGCCAGGCGGGAAGCTATCTTGAGCTAGCGTGGGAATGATGAAAAGCAAAAAGCCTGCTTCAAAAGCAGGCTTTTCAAATTTGGCTCCTCTGACTGGACTCGAACCAGTGACATACGGATTAACAGTCCGCCGTTCTACCGACTGAACTACAGAGGAATCGTGTGAACGGGGCGCATAGTATCGACCTGCGTTCACCTTGTCAAAGGGGGAAATTAAACTTTTCGTTCGTTTGCCGACAATTTCAGCAAATTGCTGATTTTATGGCAAATTTGCGTTGAAATTACACAGCAAAAAGCGCCGCCCGCAGGCGGCGCGCAGGATCAGAACAGTACGGAGTAGTTCAGACCAAAGGTTCGTCCGCGGCCTTTATAGGTATACAGGCCCGGTGCGCCGTAGGTTGGGCTATACAGCCCCGGCGCGCGCTGGCCCCAGGCGGTGGTGTAGTCTTTGTCCAGCAGGTTTTCCACGCTGAAGCTGACCTTACCCACCGGCAGGGCGTAGCTGCCCAGGAAGTCGACCGTGTTATAGCCATCGATCTTCTTGCCGTCGGAGTCTGACACGTCAAAGGTCTGCGTGCTCTGCACGCGCAGGGTCCAGTCGCCCGGCGCCCAGTTGACCCATGCGCTGGCCTTCGACGGGCTGGCGCTGTCGACCGTCAGCTTCTCCCATTTGCCGTTTTCGCGGGTTTCAGACTTAATGGCGTTAAAGTTCGCACCGGTGCTCCAGTCGCTGTCGGTGAAGAAATAGTCCACCTGACCTTCCACCCCGTAGATACGACGCTTGTCGTCTTCCAGGTTGATGGTCATATCCGTCTTGTTGATGGTGATGGTTTTATCCGAGAGCGAGTAATACGCCGCGACCTGCGTGCGCAGGTTATCGCCGGTGTAGCGCCAGCCCAGCTCATAAGCGTTGACCTTGATGCCGTCCAGCTTCGAGTCGTTCACGTTGACGCTGTTCAGCAGGCGGTAGTGACCGTTGCTGAGCTGATAGGTGCCCGAGCCGTAGTACTTCGCCAGGTCCGGAATTTCGAAGCCCTGGGAGAAGTTAAACCACACCTGCTGCTGTTCGGTCAGGCGACCGAGGATCCCGGCGTTAAACAGGAAGTTGTTGTAATCGGTTTTCCCGCCCGGCACCGCGTCTGCGGAGGTGGCTTTCCCGGTGGCGATAGCCTGCTGCTGGGTGTAACCGACAAAGTCGTCCACCTTGTTTTCGGTGTACTGGTAGCGCACGCCGCCGCTCAGGGTGATGGCGTCAATGTCGTAGCTGGCCTGCAGGAACGGGGCGAGGTTGGTGATGCTGTAGCCCGGGTAACGGCCCACGTTGTAGGCGTTATCCAGCTCCATGCCGCCGCTCGCCGCGGCCTTGCTCAGGTTAAAGAACTGCTGGTTAGCATCGAAGGTTTCGTGGTCGGCATCCACACCCCAGGTCAGCGTTAAATCGTCCACCGGCTTGCTGTTCAGCGTCAGCTTGCCGCCGTAAAAATCGGTTTTCTGCTGGGACGCGCCGATGCTGCTCACCACGCCTTTGGTCAGTGTCGGGAACGGATAATAGGTCAGGCTCTCGTCGCGATAGTAAATCTGCGCGACCAGATCCTGGCCCCAGAAGTCGGTATTGGAGTACTGCAGGTTAATCAGATGGCGCTCGGTACCCGGTACGCGGTCAGAATCAAGATTACCTTTGTTGTAGGCGGTCGCATCCCCCGTTACCGCCGAGAAATTCTTCCCGAGATACAGCCCATGCTTGCCGTCGGACTCGCTCTTGTAGTACTGCGTCGTCAGTTGCAGCTGCTGATGATCGTCAATGTTGATGGTGCCCGTGCCCATCACATCAATACGGTCGGAATACTGGAGGCCGGTCTGGGTGTTATCGATAATCACCTCGTCGCCGTTGCCGTCATACCAGCCGCCGTAGCGCTGATACGACACCGACAGACGACCGGAGGCGTTGTCATTGCCACCGCTTACGGCTGCCGATACGTTCTCATCGTGATCGTTGTGGCTGTTAAATCCGCTCTTTGTCCCGGTCTGGAACTCAACTTCGGTCTCCGGCTGGCCCTTTTTGGTAACGATGTTCACCAGGCCGCCGGTGCTGCCGCCGCCGTAGAGTGAGGTGGCGCCGGAGATCACTTCAATACGGTCAATGTTGAACGGATCAATAGAGTCCAGCTGGCGGCTGTCGCTGCGGGACGAGTTCAGGCGAACGCCGTCCACCATCACCATCATAGAGCGGCCGCGCAGGTTCATGCCGTAGTTGGTACGCCCCTGGCTGCTGACGTCCATGCCGGGGATCAGCTGCGCCAGCACCTCTTTAATCTCTTTCCCGCCCTGAACCTGCTGCTCAATTTCAGCCCGCTCAATGACCCAGGTGGTCTGCGCCATCTCCGCCACGCTGCGGTGCGCGCGGCTGGCGGAGACAACGATATTTTCTTCCTTTTGTTCTTCCGCCCACGCAGAGGTAGAAAGCATTGCAAGCAAGCAAGGATTTAAAACCCAAAGATGAGAACGTTTCATTGTTATGTTGATCCTGATTGTGTGTGTCAGTACTCGGTGGTTTTTGCTAATGATTTAAAAACCTGGCTGCTGTCCGGGCTGGCTGTGGTGCGCCAGTGGATAACGCCGGGGGTGGTGGCCAGCTCAAACGGCTCGTCGGCGTGCGCGCGATTCAAGATCCGCGCCGCGCGCCAGGCCATCAGGCTGAGCTGGGGTTCGGCAATGCCGAGACGGTGCATCCCGGCATTCACGGCGAACAGGCGGTTGCTCTGCGGGCCGTCCCATTCGAGAGTGAAATCGTTGTTGATGCAGAAGGCTTCGTCCGTATCCAGATGCAGGCGATGAGACAGCGGCGCGAGGAACGCGGGCTGAACGGCGCGGTAGCCGGTGGCGAAAATCACCACGTCGCTCTCCAGCTGCTCGCGGCCGCCGTCGAGGTGATGCTGAATGCTCAGACGATGTCCGTTTTCCTGGCGCGTCAGGGACGTCACCGAGCGGGACGGCAGGAGATGCGCCCAGGGTTTTTCACGCAGCACTTCGAAGCGGTGGTACATCGCGCGGTAAATCGCCAGCAGGGACTCGGTGGTGATGCCGTCGGACGTCATCTTCTGCTCGTGCAGCATCTGACGACGGGCCTCTTCGCCCAGCGTGGAGAAGCTGTCCACGTACTCCGGCGTGAAATACTCGTTGGCAAAGGCGGCTTCATCCAGCGCGTTGTAGTTATTGCGGCGCGATACCCAGTTCAGGCTCAGCGGCTGGCCCCATTCGCCGCGGAAGATATTCAAAAACAGGTCGGCTCCGCTCTGGCCGCCGCCGACGACGGTGACGCGCTTGCCCGCAAGATCCGGCGTGCGCAGCATCATCTCGCTGGCGTGGAAGCAGGTATCGTCCTGAACGGTGACGCAGTCAGGCAGGTTGATCTGTTTGCCAATCCCCACGCAGACGTGGCGCGCCAGGAAGCGGTCGCGCTGGGTCACCACTTCAAACAGGCCGCTTTTCTCATCAAAGCTCACCTGCTGCA contains:
- a CDS encoding RidA family protein, which translates into the protein MTTREAVFPFGRQALYERNRYSPAIKSNGFLFVSGQVGSREDGSPEEDLNAQIRLAFDNLNAVLTAAGCTFDDVVDVTLFVVDPESNLDAIWSILPEYWGEAPYPTLTGIGVTWLYGFQFEIKVIARLP
- a CDS encoding quinone oxidoreductase family protein, giving the protein MKAAVYDVEGAPGVLQYVDVPDPVAGPDDVLISVEAISIEGGDLINRRSTPPPLPSWIVGYAAAGTVVAVGAKVSSRRVGDRVTAFSMQGSHAERWAVPAERTWLIPDGVDAAEAAVVPISFGTARHCLLTRGMLRRGETVLIQAAAGGVGLAAVQLASQAGARVIAVASGTQRINRLLELGADHVVDRVENNVVDSVREYTHGTGVDLVIDPVGTTLPVSLSALAPEGRLVFVGNAGGGSLTVDLWPSMQSNQTLMGVFMGPLFERPGVRTSVDEMLQAVAEGRLRVVIDRVFPLANAAAAHEYAETAKPLGRIVMKP
- a CDS encoding aryl-sulfate sulfotransferase N-terminal domain-containing protein; amino-acid sequence: MTITYVKTELAPADNQLAAYIYFTSDTPVSYSYTVSKRTTSPTSVDFTYESDLIYGVSQTIKIPVIGLYAQYANSVQVVFKDETGAEVFNQAFTISTEDQIYDTSVIFHLDIEQTDPALFTSVWGNSWLMESTGRGYDQNGDLRFNFVSVYHLQPLRIHNGYLYTGSDEDMSWYGRRFFKIDIMGNVVLEFDLRDADGNHYANTHDVVWDSAGDIYMFGTDSPNRLTNTMAQDAVVLKFNDQTGKMIWAKNYTSEYSGSQILNNNTPNDVHFNSLTWIASSPNNEEAVIVHSRTTSTTFGISIVDGSILWTIDTGNFNPQFPAKQTTVHIDNTGITHYENGAHTVCITNNSAFAANIDPTVGKFVLSVFDNRSCVDANGNPVIRPMNDEATTDAYQTDPARILFYAVDLAAKTAVEIHAPIELPTTPIIQWTDFMGSVFDHGDYFTIFTCHARSFFISDVDGNMIASIYDVISLPDGAPQFPGEAYRARLFNETELTDVITAASIHAN
- a CDS encoding cytoplasmic protein, which encodes MLTLFTINTCKSFGCRNLGLPVSACSDYSWPDYRLGFPALHCRACGSYPPLFDEQQFNEWLSAHLKAYASENGYFCPECYSLKTICYGYNPQRTQRVQCRACRKVWTPKRQTKRKIVPPERIETISLIVPFQGSSTEQKLYVLLSFDADRGSVLHISTNFTPHASGETLRYHWRGYIEPDLHHSDIVNRVDMREMQFLHRSQFDEIQYGSAALKRNARGAILRPVIAAHGHFRLLNILFPQVKTHVISHECFLRGAVITAWADLFRQRQGELWFLEEEITEDESDIPWTLLRTTQHGWWQTQWQLWGQGKNRRMVCPLTGGDKRNAKILSLRASRHFSHWLYQQAEFTNSAKLSAGRVTQILLSLADASNDKLTQTLPGTSTASI
- a CDS encoding phage holin family protein, whose product is MPWKDPSSNAFFSWVYIILFGAWGGLVRYLLDVKSGQSGRNLFSAVAQIIVSGFTGVLAGLMSQSLGTVFHTSLAVSGISGAMGVVALNYYWKKISGDSNDKS
- a CDS encoding LysR family transcriptional regulator, with the translated sequence MDRFDAMRAFARVVEAGSFTKAAQTLHMSKTTVTQLIQQLEARLRVKLLHRTTRRLGVTPDGAVYYERVIRLLADMEDAENSLSSSAMTPRGRLRIDVPTPLARLVLVPALPAFHARYPDIQFDMGVSDRVVDLIGDNVDCVLRGGEINDQSLIARHVGDLQIGVYVAPSYVERLGVPAHPQELENTDHRIVGFLSSRTGKIDPLVLHGESEHIEIKSSYVLAVDDGNAYLEAGLAGLGVIALPVYMAAAHQACGSLIPLFEQWRIHPMPLYLAFPPNRHVNARLRVFIDWIVELMQQHVPNSNNTSP